In one Salipiger abyssi genomic region, the following are encoded:
- a CDS encoding phasin family protein yields the protein MNMIATKDRLETDGTTDRDFHIRWTLEPFAATAMLDAWLDYGDEMQSFYADRIREDVATQHQLLHCKSPVEMLQIQAGFFRKAVADYRMHAGRVSELTQRLFFPQPAADQPKT from the coding sequence ATGAACATGATCGCTACCAAAGACCGTCTCGAAACCGACGGTACGACTGACCGCGACTTCCACATTCGCTGGACGCTTGAGCCGTTCGCCGCGACGGCCATGTTGGATGCATGGCTCGATTACGGCGACGAGATGCAGTCCTTCTATGCGGACCGGATCCGCGAGGATGTGGCAACCCAGCATCAGCTGCTGCATTGCAAGAGCCCGGTGGAGATGCTCCAGATCCAGGCCGGCTTCTTCCGCAAGGCGGTGGCCGACTACCGGATGCATGCGGGGCGCGTGTCCGAGTTGACACAGCGCCTGTTCTTCCCGCAGCCGGCGGCGGATCAGCCGAAGACGTAA
- a CDS encoding bifunctional aminoglycoside phosphotransferase/ATP-binding protein, producing MPDDQSEAITYLSDPASHGGADVKHLQTHGAHVFLAGETAYKIKRAVAYDYMDFSTLSLREAMLRREFDLNRPTAPQIYRDVCPLTRSPEGGLELGGTGEPVEWVLRMTRFPQENELSAIAERGELDDALAQDLGQAVHDYHAQSPRREADGAQLMADIVTELETAFAGMSDELGADRADRFRILARERQAALAPLMQARGVRGHIRRCHGDLHLNNIVLLDKRPVLFDALEFDEVLGTCDVLYDLAFLIMDLRHRDLGRSACLALDAWLFAAAGEEDAGLAALPYFLGIRGAIRAMVEVQTGRATGEISGHAERARGFLDDALESFAAGPPTLLAVGGMSGTGKTTLARDLLPLIGPPPGAVHLRSDLERKQLAGADPLDRLPADAYGAEASGAVYCRLLSRAETLLQAGRSVVIDATWLAPGERKDLAALARRTGVAFSALWLEAGTAALQARVSARHGDASDADATVVARQARDAKTPEHWHHVDATGSAEETLRRARAALEL from the coding sequence ATGCCCGACGACCAATCAGAAGCGATCACCTATCTCTCGGACCCGGCCAGCCATGGCGGCGCGGACGTGAAGCATCTGCAAACCCATGGCGCGCATGTATTTCTCGCGGGCGAGACCGCCTATAAAATCAAGCGCGCCGTCGCCTACGACTATATGGACTTCTCCACCCTGTCGCTGCGCGAGGCGATGCTGCGCCGCGAATTTGATCTCAATCGCCCGACCGCGCCGCAGATCTATCGCGACGTCTGCCCGCTGACCCGCAGTCCGGAGGGCGGGCTGGAGCTGGGCGGCACCGGCGAACCGGTGGAATGGGTGCTGCGCATGACCCGCTTTCCACAGGAAAACGAGCTCTCCGCCATCGCCGAGCGCGGCGAACTGGACGATGCGCTGGCACAGGATCTGGGCCAGGCGGTGCATGACTATCACGCGCAATCGCCCCGGCGCGAGGCGGACGGCGCGCAGCTCATGGCCGATATCGTCACCGAGCTGGAGACGGCCTTTGCCGGCATGAGTGACGAGCTCGGCGCCGACCGCGCCGACAGGTTCCGCATCCTGGCACGCGAGCGACAGGCGGCGCTGGCACCGCTCATGCAGGCGCGCGGGGTGCGCGGACATATACGGCGCTGTCACGGCGATCTGCATCTAAACAATATCGTGCTGCTCGACAAGCGGCCCGTGCTCTTCGACGCGCTGGAATTCGACGAGGTGCTCGGCACCTGCGACGTGCTCTACGACCTCGCCTTCCTGATCATGGACCTGCGTCACCGCGACCTCGGTCGCTCCGCCTGCCTCGCGCTCGACGCCTGGCTGTTTGCCGCCGCCGGAGAGGAGGATGCCGGGCTCGCCGCCCTGCCCTACTTCCTTGGCATCCGCGGCGCCATCCGCGCCATGGTCGAGGTTCAGACCGGCCGCGCCACCGGCGAGATCTCCGGCCACGCGGAGCGCGCGCGCGGCTTTCTCGACGACGCGCTGGAGAGCTTCGCCGCTGGCCCGCCCACGCTGCTGGCCGTGGGCGGCATGTCCGGCACCGGCAAGACCACCCTCGCCCGCGATCTGCTGCCGCTCATCGGCCCGCCGCCCGGCGCCGTACATCTGCGCAGCGATCTGGAACGCAAGCAGCTCGCCGGCGCGGATCCGCTCGACCGGCTGCCGGCGGATGCCTATGGCGCCGAAGCGTCGGGGGCAGTCTATTGCCGGCTGCTGTCGCGCGCCGAGACCCTGCTGCAAGCGGGCCGCAGCGTGGTGATCGACGCCACATGGCTCGCCCCGGGCGAGCGCAAAGACCTCGCGGCGCTGGCCCGGCGCACCGGGGTCGCCTTCTCGGCGCTCTGGCTGGAGGCCGGGACCGCCGCGCTCCAGGCCCGTGTCAGCGCCCGGCATGGCGATGCCTCCGACGCCGATGCGACGGTGGTGGCCCGGCAGGCTCGGGATGCAAAAACGCCCGAGCACTGGCATCACGTCGATGCCACCGGGTCGGCGGAGGAGACCTTGAGACGCGCCCGCGCGGCACTGGAGCTTTAG
- a CDS encoding YrhK family protein: MKLFHHANRERNADTRRVYALFEIVYTAVDFAAALCFTVGSVLFFFPVYEIPAVWLFTVGSVFFMAKPTIRLIREIKLYRMGKLDRLAHRAEGE; encoded by the coding sequence ATGAAGCTCTTTCACCACGCCAACCGCGAACGCAACGCCGATACGCGCCGGGTCTATGCGCTGTTCGAGATCGTCTATACCGCGGTCGATTTCGCCGCCGCGCTGTGTTTCACCGTGGGCTCGGTGCTGTTCTTCTTTCCGGTCTACGAGATCCCGGCGGTCTGGCTCTTCACCGTGGGTTCGGTGTTCTTCATGGCCAAGCCGACCATCCGCCTGATCCGCGAGATCAAGCTTTACCGCATGGGCAAGCTCGACCGGCTCGCGCATCGCGCCGAAGGCGAGTAG
- the pheS gene encoding phenylalanine--tRNA ligase subunit alpha — protein sequence MDDLRDKYIDLIAAAADEATLEELRVQAVGKKGEISLQMRSLGKMSPEERQVMGPKLNALKDEINSALAAKKVALADAALDERLAAEWLDVTLPGRARRTGTIHPVSQVWEEATAIFADMGFAVAEGPQIEEDWYNFDALNIPGHHPARAEMDTFYMHRAEGDERPPHVLRTHTSPVQIRSMQKNGAPIRIVAPGRVYRADYDQTHTPMFHQIEGLAIDRDISMANLKWVLEEFFSAFFGTTVKTRFRASHFPFTEPSAEVDIQCQWKDGSVVVGEGDDWLEVLGSGMVHPKVLEAGGIDPKEWQGFAFGMGIDRIAMLKYGIPDLRAFFDSDLRWLRHYGFAALDVPTIRGGLSR from the coding sequence ATGGATGACCTGCGCGACAAATATATCGACCTGATCGCCGCCGCCGCCGACGAGGCGACGCTCGAAGAGCTGCGCGTGCAGGCGGTGGGCAAGAAGGGCGAAATCAGCCTCCAGATGCGGAGCCTCGGCAAGATGAGCCCCGAGGAGCGGCAGGTCATGGGGCCGAAGCTCAACGCGCTCAAGGACGAGATCAATTCCGCGCTCGCCGCCAAGAAGGTTGCGCTGGCCGATGCCGCGCTCGACGAACGGCTGGCCGCCGAATGGCTCGACGTGACCCTGCCGGGCCGCGCCCGCCGCACCGGGACCATCCACCCGGTCAGCCAGGTCTGGGAGGAAGCCACCGCGATCTTTGCCGATATGGGCTTTGCCGTGGCCGAGGGCCCGCAGATCGAGGAAGACTGGTACAATTTCGACGCGCTGAACATTCCCGGCCACCACCCGGCGCGCGCCGAGATGGACACGTTCTACATGCACCGCGCCGAGGGCGACGAGCGCCCGCCGCATGTGCTGCGCACCCATACCTCGCCGGTGCAGATCCGCTCCATGCAGAAGAATGGCGCGCCGATCCGCATCGTGGCGCCGGGCCGCGTCTATCGCGCCGATTACGACCAGACCCACACGCCGATGTTCCATCAGATCGAGGGGCTGGCGATCGACCGCGATATCTCCATGGCCAATCTGAAATGGGTTCTGGAGGAGTTCTTCTCGGCCTTTTTCGGCACCACGGTAAAGACCCGCTTCCGCGCCTCGCATTTCCCCTTCACCGAGCCTTCGGCGGAGGTCGACATCCAGTGCCAGTGGAAAGACGGCTCGGTCGTGGTGGGCGAGGGCGACGACTGGCTGGAGGTGCTGGGTTCCGGCATGGTGCACCCTAAGGTTCTGGAGGCCGGCGGGATCGACCCGAAAGAGTGGCAGGGCTTTGCCTTCGGCATGGGGATCGACCGGATCGCGATGCTGAAATACGGCATCCCCGACCTGCGCGCCTTCTTCGACAGCGATCTGCGCTGGCTGCGGCACTACGGCTTTGCGGCGCTGGACGTGCCGACGATCCGGGGCGGGCTGTCGCGGTAA
- the rplT gene encoding 50S ribosomal protein L20, with product MARVKGGTVTHARHKKVISQAKGYYGRRKNTFKVAAQAVDKANQYATRDRKNRKRNFRALWIQRINAAVRSHDEALTYSKFINGLTKAGIEVDRKVLADLAVHEPEAFGAIVEQAKGALAA from the coding sequence ATGGCACGAGTCAAAGGTGGTACCGTCACCCACGCCCGTCACAAGAAGGTCATCAGCCAGGCAAAAGGCTATTACGGCCGCCGCAAGAACACCTTCAAGGTTGCAGCCCAGGCCGTCGACAAGGCCAACCAGTACGCGACCCGCGACCGCAAGAACCGCAAGCGCAATTTCCGCGCGCTGTGGATCCAGCGGATCAACGCGGCTGTGCGTTCGCATGACGAGGCGCTGACCTATTCGAAATTCATCAACGGCCTGACCAAGGCCGGGATCGAGGTGGACCGCAAGGTGCTCGCCGATCTCGCCGTGCACGAGCCCGAAGCTTTCGGTGCTATCGTCGAGCAGGCCAAGGGCGCGCTGGCCGCCTGA
- the rpmI gene encoding 50S ribosomal protein L35: MPKMKTKSSAKKRFKVTATGKVVAGQAGKRHGMIKRTTKFIRDARGTTTLSAPDAKIVKGYMPYDR; encoded by the coding sequence ATGCCCAAGATGAAGACAAAATCGAGCGCCAAGAAGCGCTTCAAGGTAACCGCGACCGGCAAGGTCGTCGCAGGTCAGGCCGGCAAGCGCCACGGCATGATCAAACGCACCACCAAGTTCATCCGCGATGCGCGCGGCACCACCACGCTGTCGGCTCCCGACGCAAAAATCGTCAAGGGCTACATGCCCTACGACCGCTGA
- the pyk gene encoding pyruvate kinase, whose amino-acid sequence MRRLRKVKIVATLGPSSNTYEMIRTLHEAGADVFRLNMSHGSHEDITKLHRLIRQVEKDLDSPIAILADLQGPKLRVGTFENGEEELDWGDTFRLDLDETPGTKKRVCLPHPEIFQALGVGAHLLVNDGKIRLRVEECGEDFANCVVEAGGTISNRKGVNVPDVVLPLAALSEKDRSDLEFAAALGVDWLALSFVQRPEDVEEARKLCEGRAAILSKIEKPSAVKAFDKILEVSDGIMVARGDLGVELPVQAVPPIQKRLIRACRKVGKPVIVATQMLESMIESPMPTRAEVSDVATAIYEGSDAIMLSAESAAGQYPVEAVTTMNNVAVGVEKDPTYTEIIEASRNIDRTSVADGIVAAAREIAETANIKVICCFTSSGTTVAKVARERPRVPIIAMTSLRGTARRLSLTWGVNCVMTGELERFKQAVVNAARAARAQGYAGTEDQIVVTAGVPFNIPGTTNILRVAPCDERLIYSTDPE is encoded by the coding sequence ATGAGACGTTTGCGCAAAGTGAAGATCGTGGCCACGCTGGGCCCGTCCAGCAATACATATGAAATGATCCGGACGCTGCACGAGGCCGGGGCCGATGTGTTCCGCCTCAATATGAGCCACGGCAGCCACGAGGACATCACCAAGCTGCACCGGCTGATCCGTCAGGTGGAAAAGGATCTCGACAGCCCGATCGCGATTCTCGCGGACCTTCAGGGGCCCAAACTGCGGGTCGGGACATTCGAGAACGGCGAGGAAGAGCTCGACTGGGGCGATACGTTCCGGCTCGATCTCGACGAGACGCCGGGCACCAAGAAACGCGTCTGCCTGCCGCATCCCGAGATCTTCCAGGCGCTCGGCGTGGGTGCGCATCTGCTGGTCAATGACGGCAAGATCCGCCTACGGGTCGAGGAATGCGGCGAGGATTTCGCCAATTGCGTGGTCGAGGCGGGCGGTACGATCTCCAACCGCAAGGGCGTCAACGTGCCCGATGTGGTGCTGCCGCTGGCGGCGCTGTCGGAGAAGGACCGCAGCGATCTGGAATTCGCCGCAGCCCTCGGCGTCGACTGGCTGGCGCTGAGCTTTGTGCAGCGGCCTGAGGATGTGGAAGAGGCGCGCAAGCTCTGCGAGGGCCGCGCGGCGATCCTGTCGAAGATCGAGAAACCCTCGGCGGTGAAGGCCTTCGACAAGATCCTCGAAGTGTCCGACGGCATCATGGTGGCGCGCGGCGATCTCGGGGTGGAGCTGCCGGTGCAGGCGGTGCCGCCGATCCAGAAGCGCCTGATCCGCGCCTGCCGCAAGGTCGGCAAGCCGGTGATCGTGGCGACCCAGATGCTGGAATCGATGATCGAGAGCCCGATGCCCACCCGCGCCGAGGTCTCGGACGTGGCCACCGCGATTTACGAGGGCTCCGACGCGATCATGCTCTCGGCGGAATCGGCCGCCGGCCAGTACCCGGTCGAGGCGGTGACCACGATGAACAATGTCGCCGTGGGCGTCGAGAAAGACCCGACCTATACCGAGATCATCGAGGCCTCGCGCAATATCGACCGCACCAGCGTCGCCGACGGCATCGTTGCCGCCGCGCGCGAGATCGCCGAGACGGCGAATATCAAGGTGATCTGCTGTTTCACCTCCTCGGGCACCACCGTGGCCAAGGTGGCGCGCGAGCGCCCGCGCGTGCCGATCATCGCCATGACCTCGCTGCGCGGCACCGCCCGGCGGCTGTCGCTGACCTGGGGGGTGAACTGCGTGATGACCGGCGAGCTGGAGCGCTTCAAGCAGGCGGTGGTGAATGCCGCGCGGGCGGCGCGGGCGCAGGGCTATGCCGGCACCGAGGACCAGATCGTGGTGACCGCCGGCGTGCCCTTCAACATCCCGGGCACGACCAACATCCTGCGCGTGGCGCCCTGCGATGAGCGGCTGATCTATTCCACCGATCCGGAATAG
- a CDS encoding N-formylglutamate amidohydrolase produces MTYTPYHTEGEGRNGRFLVTCDHASNTVPPDLGGTLGLPEADMARHIAYDVGALGVARALAAALDSPLIWADFSRLVIDPNRGEDDPTLLMRLYDGSVIPGNRHADAAERERRLNAYHRPYHTALESLAAARENVAIVSVHSFTRQLRGRPTRPWHVGILHAWDARLSDPLIARLEAEPDLTVGRNQPYPGHLPGDAIDRHALRHGRVNTLIELRNDLIATETTQEHWGTRLASLLKAALDDVPD; encoded by the coding sequence ATGACCTACACGCCATATCACACAGAGGGAGAGGGCCGGAACGGACGGTTTCTGGTCACCTGCGATCATGCGAGCAATACCGTGCCACCCGATCTCGGGGGAACCCTTGGTCTGCCCGAAGCGGACATGGCGCGGCATATTGCCTATGATGTAGGCGCTCTGGGGGTGGCCCGCGCCCTGGCGGCAGCGCTCGACTCGCCGCTGATCTGGGCGGATTTCTCGCGGCTGGTGATCGACCCCAACCGCGGCGAGGACGATCCGACGCTGCTGATGCGGCTCTATGACGGCTCGGTCATCCCCGGCAACCGCCACGCGGATGCGGCAGAGCGCGAGCGCCGGCTCAACGCCTATCACCGCCCCTATCACACGGCGCTGGAATCGCTGGCGGCGGCGCGCGAGAATGTCGCCATCGTCTCGGTGCATTCCTTCACACGGCAACTGCGCGGACGCCCGACGCGGCCCTGGCATGTGGGCATCCTGCACGCCTGGGACGCGCGGCTGTCGGATCCGCTGATCGCCCGGCTCGAGGCCGAGCCGGATCTGACCGTGGGCCGCAACCAGCCCTATCCCGGCCACCTGCCCGGCGATGCCATCGACCGGCACGCGCTGCGGCATGGCCGGGTGAACACGCTGATCGAACTGCGCAACGACCTCATTGCCACGGAAACGACCCAGGAACACTGGGGCACGCGACTGGCGTCGCTGCTGAAGGCGGCGCTGGACGACGTGCCGGACTGA
- a CDS encoding DUF1244 domain-containing protein, with translation MDDQTRIEIEAAAFRRLRKHLMEDRKDVQNIDLMNLAGFCRNCLSRWYQEAAAERGIEIGKDEAREIYYGMPYDDWKAQHQTEADDAKKAAFDTAFRENVSKDG, from the coding sequence ATGGACGACCAGACCCGCATCGAGATCGAGGCCGCCGCCTTTCGCCGGCTGCGGAAACATCTGATGGAAGATCGCAAGGACGTGCAGAATATCGACCTGATGAATCTGGCCGGATTCTGCCGCAACTGCCTGTCGCGCTGGTATCAGGAGGCAGCCGCCGAGCGCGGTATCGAGATCGGCAAGGACGAGGCGCGCGAGATCTATTACGGCATGCCCTATGACGACTGGAAGGCGCAGCACCAGACCGAAGCGGACGACGCCAAGAAAGCCGCCTTCGACACCGCGTTCCGCGAGAATGTCAGCAAGGACGGCTGA